A genomic region of Vanessa tameamea isolate UH-Manoa-2023 chromosome 11, ilVanTame1 primary haplotype, whole genome shotgun sequence contains the following coding sequences:
- the LOC113396196 gene encoding BRCA1-A complex subunit Abraxas 1-like: MAYTEKVSLNGTALSFLLYECMNSVNSQEGFLIGDVTSQITNHISDSQNDNARLDTQIVIRTVLPLPSVSLFYLPTGTIKEDVLSELLSNVATEVVGWYKYRKNSSIKPTFRDKLISKGLQKYFEKYHGRKTFVSCNLSIKTSSISSTHTVIYRFGKINCFDMYEHVEDVTANLGEKLAGYKKPTKVSPHCIFHKIVKESNVQSSNAILVIQEAIDVRLIKEAKIAAKNECTIRELEAEIKQMSNILADKQVVDLEGAYNKILNEKFVNRDVEMAQACVEALKTPATVDILSIPNVILNRKSTITSDSANSEVQVEIKSRGISPELTPSSSTKPQTLNYAAVLKKSTDSASTSASAPKDNKTKNYDEDLISFDVEEKHNQKPIVISDNLSVGGSSPEY; this comes from the exons atggcTTACACGGAAAAGGTGTCGCTCAATGGCACTGCTCTCTCGTTTTTATTATACGAATGTATGAATTCAGTGAACAGTCAG GAGGGCTTCCTCATAGGTGATGTGACTTCTCAGATTACTAACCATATATCTGACTCTCAAAACGACAATGCCAGACTGGACACTCAAATAGTGATAAGAACTGTTCTACCTTTACCTTcggtatcattattttatttacctaccGGAACAATAAAAGAAGATGTGCTCTCTGAACTATTGTCCAATGTAGCAACCGAAGTTGTGGGATGGTacaaatacagaaaaaataGTAGCATTAAACCTACTTTCCGGGACAAGTTAATATCGAAGGGATTGCAGAAATACTTTGAAAAGTATCATGGACGAAAAACATTTGTTTCTtgcaatttatctattaaaacatCATCGATCAGCTCAACACATACAGTAATATATCGATTCGGTAAAATTAACTGTTTTGATATGTACGAACATGTTGAAGATGTTACAGCAAATTTGGGTGAAAAACTTGCAGGCTATAAAAAACCTACTAAAGTGTCTCCACATTGCATATTCCATAAAATTGTCAAAGAGAGTAATGTTCAGAGTAGTAATGCAATATTGGTTATACAAGAGGCAATTGATGTGAGACTTATTAAAGAAGCAAAAATTGCTGCTAAAAATGAATGCACCATCAGAGAACTTGAGgcggaaataaaacaaatgagtaACATTTTAGCTGATAAACAAGTTGTTGACCTAGAAGGtgcatacaataaaatactgaATGAAAAATTTGTAAACAGAGATGTTGAGATGGCCCAAGCTTGTGTCGAGGCATTAAAGACACCTGCGACTGTTGATATTCTCAGCATtccaaatgttattttaaataggaaAAGTACCATTACATCAGATAGTGCCAATTCTGAAGTTCaagttgaaattaaaagtaGAGGCATTAGCCCAGAGTTAACACCTTCAAGTTCAACAAAACCTCAAACGTTAAATTATGCAGCTGTGCTCAAGAAAAGTACAGATTCTGCTTCTACTAGTGCAAGTGCTCCAAAAGATAAT